A segment of the Fibrobacter succinogenes subsp. succinogenes S85 genome:
GCCTAAACGCCTCTTCTTCAAAGCCGTACAGGAAAAGCTTCTTGATGCGTTCGTAACGTTCCTTGCTGTACGAGGCATCCGGCTTTCCGAGCTTGTTCACAGAACGGATCCAGTCCATCGTCGCCGCATGGGACATCGCCACGCCATGAGCATACGGAATCTTGTCTTCCGGCAGCAAGCGTTTTTCCAAAAGCTTGGTGCGGCTGCGATGAGCATAGTACGAAAGCGGGAAATCCTTGATGCAATCAAGATACGCTTCACGTGCCAAGGAATCCTCCCCCATCTTCATGTACGTATCGCCAAGGAACATTCTAGAGGCGCTTCCACTCCAGAGGAACGGATCCTTTGTCGCATCGCGGAAGTATGCAGCCGCTTCAACCCACATGCCACGCTTGAAATAGCAGTAGCCAATGCGGAATCTCGCCCACTGGCGTTTCAGATTGCTTTTGAATCGCTTATGGATGAGTTTCTTGTAGCAGTCAATCGCTTTGTCGTACATGAGCTTCTGCTCAAATTCAAAACCGCGCAGCCAGAGGTTGTTGGCATTTTCGGTGCTGAACTGGCTCACATCCTGCAAAAGCGAATCATACATGTGGATTTCTTCGTCAAACAGCCCTGCCGCTTCCTTGCGGTAAAGCTTGAGGATAGCCTGAATCCACGACGGGCGCGGTTCCACATTTTCAATCAGATTGCGATACTGTTCAATAGCATCTTCATTGCGGTTCAGCGAACGGAGCGCTGCCGCACGTTTTTCCCACAGGACAATTCGCGTATTCAAGTCAAGCGTACTCTTTTTCAAACGAGCATAAGCCGGGTCATCGAGCACCACAACCGAAGCGGGATTCTTCTGGGCCTGCTGGGCATCCATAATCTGGATGGAATCAAGCAATTCAAGGCAGCTCTTCATCTCGTCCTTCGTGCAAGCCATCTTCGCATAGGCGACTTTTTCGGCAAGCGATTCCGGAGTGCCAAAGACTTCCCTCAGGCGGCGTACAGAAGCATAAGCAGAATCCTTGTACGATGTACGGCTCGTCAAAAGCTTCATGTACATGCGCTTAGCCTGCCTGAGCTGGTAAGAATCTTCCAAATAGCGGGCATAGCGGTACTTCAACGGGTCCACATCATCGCCGTCCGGGTTACCATTCAGATAGACCATCAGCGAATCCGCACGAGCAACATCGTTCAGCGAATAATCCGCCATCGCAGCCTCGATTCTCAGGCGGTCAGCCGCATCGCGCCAGGCCCTGTCATTTTCCAGGCTCTTTTCCAGGCGAAGCGTCTCGCGCATCTTCGCAAACTGTTCCTGCTTAAAATTCGCCTTTGCCATGCGAAGGATTACCGTTCCCTGCAATTCAGGTTCACGCTTGCGCAAGGAATTGTAAGCGGCATAGGCGCTATCCCACTGGCCACTGTAATAGTAATAGGCGGCGCGAGCAAAATCACGATGGTTCTGCGAAACTGCAATATCGTTCATTGTCTTCTTCGCACGGGCGGCACGGATTACGGCATCCTGGAACTGGTCCGGAGCAATCATTTCCTGTTCCGCAAACGGAGACTTGTACGTGGAATATACAGAGCCATCCACCTGAGCATACAAGGCGGCTGTGCAAGCAAACAATAAAGAATAAAATAATTTCATCGCCAAACCAACTGTTTTTATTTTTCGACCTGTCCCACAAATCCAGATATACCAAGTTCCATGATGGTTTGAGCATACTTTTTATGCAAAAACTCATTTACACTCTCGGCATCATCCATTTGCAAGACAGTCAAAGCAGCATCACGAACGTCTTCAAAGTTGATAGAACGGATAATCTTCTTCGTGGTCATTACGCTCCACGGAGTCATCGAAAGTTCATCAACACCAAGTCCAACCAGCAAAAGCACGCTCATCGGGTCCGTACACATTTCACCGCAAAC
Coding sequences within it:
- a CDS encoding lytic transglycosylase domain-containing protein; the protein is MKLFYSLLFACTAALYAQVDGSVYSTYKSPFAEQEMIAPDQFQDAVIRAARAKKTMNDIAVSQNHRDFARAAYYYYSGQWDSAYAAYNSLRKREPELQGTVILRMAKANFKQEQFAKMRETLRLEKSLENDRAWRDAADRLRIEAAMADYSLNDVARADSLMVYLNGNPDGDDVDPLKYRYARYLEDSYQLRQAKRMYMKLLTSRTSYKDSAYASVRRLREVFGTPESLAEKVAYAKMACTKDEMKSCLELLDSIQIMDAQQAQKNPASVVVLDDPAYARLKKSTLDLNTRIVLWEKRAAALRSLNRNEDAIEQYRNLIENVEPRPSWIQAILKLYRKEAAGLFDEEIHMYDSLLQDVSQFSTENANNLWLRGFEFEQKLMYDKAIDCYKKLIHKRFKSNLKRQWARFRIGYCYFKRGMWVEAAAYFRDATKDPFLWSGSASRMFLGDTYMKMGEDSLAREAYLDCIKDFPLSYYAHRSRTKLLEKRLLPEDKIPYAHGVAMSHAATMDWIRSVNKLGKPDASYSKERYERIKKLFLYGFEEEAFRLYDEIKKKNFKRMDFLYEYGKLFYEMGETAAGYRLARQFQAKMDRRLFLAPPIDVLHYLFPVPYADPVVYHSGTSIDPFFVYSVMRQESIFDFQITSPAGACGLLQIMPATGKMLADKEEISGFNPKRLYNAYMNIRLGIRYLVDLKDEYKNDYMYVLCNYNAEPKPTRRWQSESDGLPWDLRVEEISYWETRDYVKRVMGNYWIYKEIYDNSKVGSKN